Genomic window (Paenibacillus sp. PK3_47):
AGTTTTGCAGATGAAAGAAATCCTCCGTGAAATTGGAATGATCGCCAGGGCGCTTGATTCCATCAGCAATATTGAATTTAAGGAAATTGATCTCACCCGGGGGCAATATTTATATTTGGTACGGATCTGCGAGAACCCGGGCATTATTCAGGAAAAGCTTGCTGAAATGATCAAGGTGGACCGTACAACGGCCGCCCGGGCGGTGCAGAAGCTGGAGCTGCAGGGGATGATCGAGAAGAAAAGTGACGGGGAAAACAAAAAAATCAAAAAAATCTACGCCACTGACAAAGGCAGGGAGGTCTACCCTTTTCTGATGAGAGAGGGGAATTACTCCGACAGGATGGCTCTGCAGGGGGTTTCTGACGAAGAAACAGAGACGCTTTATAAGCTTCTTGTAAAGGTGAGAAAGAATGTGGAGGCCGACTGGGAGCAGGTGAAAAAGGGGCACAAAAGAGATTATTAAGCCACAAATTTGCACATGGGCAAAAAATATGGTCTAATTTTTATATAATCTAATCCCCAGCATTTCAGTCTGCATAAGAATAATAGAGGAGGCGATTTTATGTTCAAAAAGCTGATACAAAAGGTGATTCACTCTGCCCAGAATTCGGGACACCACAAGCATTCCAGCAGTCACCGGGGAAGGAGAGGGAACGCTCATTATTCCAGTTCCGGTAAAAAGCGCATGTCCTACCGTTATTCCAGCAGCGGTTACAGGCCGAAAAGAGGCAGCTCTTCAGATTACCGTCACGGCAGCGGGCATAAGGGGCATAAATATTACAAGAACAGATACGGAAGCTCCAGCTGATTCTTTCCTCAGCGGAGCCCCGGAAGAATCCGTTCCAAATCGGAGACGAACCCGGAAGTGTCCGGATAAGGGTTGCCTTCTTCAAGCAGCCTGAGGAGAATTTCCCTGAGTTCACCGGAGAGCTGTAATTCTTCCATCCAGCCTGCTTCCGGAGCATCGGGTTCAGGGCTGAATTGAGAGTAAAGCATGAAAAGCATCAGATGTCCGATATCATATAAATCCGACTGTATCATGGCAGGCTTTGACGGTGTTGTACTGTTGAAGCCTGCTTTAATCTGCTTATAAAGATCCGAACCGCTGTTACCGAGCGGAGCCGAAAGGCCAAAATCGATTAAATAGAGCTGATCTTCCTTCATAATTACGTTCGGTATACGCAGATCGAGGTGAACAAAACCTTTATCATGTATATATTTCACGCGCTCCATCAGCTGCAGCGTCCAGTTTACGGTATCTCTTTCCCCGAACGTCCTGCCTTCTGCAAAAATGGAGTCCTCCAGCGTTTTCCCTTCGATATAATCGATTACTAGCGATACAGAGCGCTTTTCTTCAAAAAAGTCCCGGCAGGCCGGAATGAAGGGATGCTCAAGCGCTGACATCACTTCTTTTTCCCAGGCCAGCATTTGCTGCCCGGTTCCTTTCTTGCTCGGCTTGGCCTGCTTGACCGCTACGGTCTGCTGATGCTGTTCATCCAGGCACCGGTAAGTAATACCGTAGCTGCCCAGCCCGATGGGCGATATCACTTTGTATCTGTCACCGATATAACTTCCAGGCTGAAGGGGATAATCTGTCCAAGCCTGGAGAAATCCTTTAATATATTTGTACACGCCGATTAACCCCTTTGTGTGTAAAACCGGATCGAATAGGAGAGAGTTGTGAACATGAATAATAATACAACAGTAGTATACCGGTTTAGCCGGATGGAAGAGCAAGAGGCAAGACAAATTGCGGATTGGAAATACGAGCCCCCGTATTCCATGTATAACTCGAACGATCCGGAAGATATCGGGGAGCTGATGGACGGTTCCTATTACGCTGTACATACCTATGACCATGAACTGATCGGTTTCTTTTGCTTCGGCCAAAATGCCCGGGTTCCCGGAGGAACGGAGCAGGGATTGTACACAGGAGACCATGTGCTTGATATCGGGCTTGGGCTGAAACCGGAATATACGGGAATGGGACGCGGACTTGGTTTTCTGAGAGCAGGTCTTGACTTTGCCGCAGCCGAATTTAAGCCTGATAAATACAGACTGACTGTCGCCGCATTTAACAAGAGGGCTATCTCCCTGTATCACACCGCCGGATTTAATGTCATAGGTGCCTTCATCAAGCAGAATCCGGGCAACAGCATGGAATTTGCAGTCATGGAATTAGGCTGATTATAATTACCGCCAAAAGGTTGTACAGTCTGCCTTATCCTCAATGTTAAACCGGATCATTTGCTCAAGTAATGCGTAATCAACCGGCCCGTTCCACTTGATGCGTACCAGCTCTTTGGTGTGAT
Coding sequences:
- a CDS encoding MarR family transcriptional regulator, with the translated sequence MKEILREIGMIARALDSISNIEFKEIDLTRGQYLYLVRICENPGIIQEKLAEMIKVDRTTAARAVQKLELQGMIEKKSDGENKKIKKIYATDKGREVYPFLMREGNYSDRMALQGVSDEETETLYKLLVKVRKNVEADWEQVKKGHKRDY
- a CDS encoding protein kinase family protein, encoding MYKYIKGFLQAWTDYPLQPGSYIGDRYKVISPIGLGSYGITYRCLDEQHQQTVAVKQAKPSKKGTGQQMLAWEKEVMSALEHPFIPACRDFFEEKRSVSLVIDYIEGKTLEDSIFAEGRTFGERDTVNWTLQLMERVKYIHDKGFVHLDLRIPNVIMKEDQLYLIDFGLSAPLGNSGSDLYKQIKAGFNSTTPSKPAMIQSDLYDIGHLMLFMLYSQFSPEPDAPEAGWMEELQLSGELREILLRLLEEGNPYPDTSGFVSDLERILPGLR
- a CDS encoding GNAT family N-acetyltransferase — its product is MNNNTTVVYRFSRMEEQEARQIADWKYEPPYSMYNSNDPEDIGELMDGSYYAVHTYDHELIGFFCFGQNARVPGGTEQGLYTGDHVLDIGLGLKPEYTGMGRGLGFLRAGLDFAAAEFKPDKYRLTVAAFNKRAISLYHTAGFNVIGAFIKQNPGNSMEFAVMELG